One segment of Rhodopirellula baltica SH 1 DNA contains the following:
- a CDS encoding cupin domain-containing protein, with protein MVAKPEIVDLTRIKPVECPCGQARRAFAESPEFPGTLHLTQISLDAKPHHHRDHTEVYVILTCDADAAIELNGELHPVRPLMSILIPPGVQHRAVGKMEVLIVCTPEFDPADEHFGDPAVSSA; from the coding sequence ATGGTCGCCAAACCCGAAATCGTGGATTTGACACGGATCAAACCGGTTGAATGCCCCTGCGGGCAGGCTCGCCGAGCCTTCGCGGAGTCACCTGAGTTCCCCGGCACGTTGCACCTGACACAGATCAGCCTGGATGCGAAACCGCATCACCACCGCGATCACACCGAGGTCTACGTGATTCTGACCTGTGACGCCGACGCCGCGATCGAACTCAATGGCGAACTTCATCCCGTTCGGCCACTGATGTCCATTCTCATTCCACCCGGGGTCCAACATCGAGCGGTCGGAAAAATGGAGGTACTGATCGTGTGCACACCTGAGTTCGATCCCGCGGACGAGCACTTCGGAGATCCGGCCGTCTCTTCAGCCTGA
- a CDS encoding transglutaminase-like domain-containing protein, whose translation MMDRTAFRRTLPRLRRIFSNQGHSSGLGCESNAANSDFTKHRARKSLRTLCLIAIAVPVIAGPLGCDLPDRYDIESFEKPAPWHSDASSSFASQASNTARPNSAADAMRQSGMPEILTPGQSPSATMGTVSGKPASQTSAGDIANRLADEWETWQIHSLRSTILGGIHAKSTRTVDNQIKVELEEQGLTYRGMLQILESNQQTFWHDANGDLKKVDCTFRRGPIESHRTIEITASEVQFVDDRLVSSQKKTLRINSPLGGPLHVYQTLRRKPLKEGEIREANVLLPIMGEVATLRLQHNSLASPSVLTPQGFQEVVLQEASCLLSLDPKRQRESVYWFDDQGQVQLYHVSNEQRFSYGCKESQYKLLGKEFLNQDYPIALQVQGKPLETESSLLAGDLRQVGYKIMWAKPPAPESVTPSEDEQTTESESDAPADDDDNRIALAPRQYLQRGGDGVEQKLIVSRVPVPQSKLRDRFDQFGGEDTPADLAATSLVDYRSATVRRIAKATANSPDFTTAERAMEMNRTVHSLLSFQPLSQGMRPASQIADSSTADSTEQSILLMALLRSAGIPSRMVMGIRHQTADHISPTRDLALPFQTRARLPDGNRFVYHAWVVAKVDDQWICLDPVEGTETKPDCLAIETTDMKDIDPIDLVEDFIDKLSRMQISIYAVIRGA comes from the coding sequence ATGATGGATCGAACAGCATTCCGACGGACTTTGCCCCGTCTACGACGCATTTTCTCGAACCAAGGCCATTCATCGGGCCTCGGCTGTGAGTCCAATGCCGCGAACTCGGATTTCACGAAGCACCGGGCTCGAAAGTCGCTGAGAACACTCTGTCTGATCGCGATCGCAGTCCCCGTGATCGCAGGCCCGCTGGGTTGCGATCTGCCTGATCGGTACGACATTGAATCGTTTGAAAAACCGGCCCCTTGGCATTCTGACGCTTCGTCATCTTTCGCGTCTCAGGCCAGCAACACGGCACGCCCGAATTCTGCCGCCGACGCAATGCGGCAATCCGGAATGCCAGAAATCCTCACCCCAGGTCAATCACCTTCGGCGACCATGGGAACGGTCTCCGGCAAACCTGCCTCACAGACTTCCGCGGGCGACATCGCGAATCGACTCGCCGACGAATGGGAAACGTGGCAAATTCACAGCCTGCGTTCAACCATCCTGGGCGGCATTCATGCCAAATCCACTCGAACAGTCGACAACCAAATCAAAGTTGAACTGGAAGAACAAGGTTTGACTTACCGAGGCATGCTGCAGATCCTCGAATCCAACCAGCAAACATTTTGGCACGATGCCAACGGCGATCTAAAGAAAGTCGACTGCACGTTCCGGCGAGGCCCAATTGAATCGCACCGGACCATTGAAATCACCGCGAGCGAAGTGCAGTTCGTAGATGACCGTTTGGTCTCATCGCAGAAGAAGACACTGCGAATCAACTCGCCACTCGGCGGACCACTGCACGTTTACCAGACATTGCGCCGAAAGCCGCTGAAGGAAGGCGAGATTCGCGAAGCCAACGTGTTGCTTCCGATCATGGGCGAAGTTGCAACGCTTCGTCTGCAACACAACTCACTCGCTTCGCCTTCGGTATTGACTCCGCAAGGGTTCCAAGAGGTCGTTCTCCAAGAAGCATCTTGTTTGCTGTCGCTCGACCCCAAACGTCAACGGGAAAGCGTTTATTGGTTTGATGATCAGGGCCAGGTCCAGCTCTATCACGTCTCGAACGAACAACGATTTTCGTACGGCTGCAAAGAGTCCCAGTACAAACTGCTGGGAAAAGAGTTCCTCAACCAAGATTATCCGATTGCCTTGCAGGTACAGGGCAAACCTTTGGAAACGGAGTCCAGCTTGCTAGCGGGCGATCTGCGACAAGTGGGATACAAAATCATGTGGGCCAAACCGCCCGCACCTGAATCGGTCACGCCAAGCGAAGACGAGCAGACCACCGAATCAGAGTCTGACGCACCCGCTGATGACGACGACAACCGGATTGCATTGGCACCACGGCAATATCTACAACGCGGCGGTGACGGCGTCGAGCAAAAGCTGATCGTTTCCCGCGTTCCTGTTCCTCAATCAAAGCTTCGTGATCGCTTTGATCAATTCGGAGGAGAAGACACACCGGCTGATTTGGCGGCGACATCCTTGGTCGACTATCGATCCGCTACCGTCCGGCGGATTGCCAAGGCGACGGCCAACAGTCCTGACTTCACAACTGCTGAGCGTGCGATGGAGATGAACCGAACGGTTCACTCGCTGTTGTCCTTTCAACCACTTTCACAAGGGATGCGGCCGGCCAGCCAGATTGCGGACTCATCGACGGCCGACAGCACGGAGCAGTCCATTCTGCTGATGGCTTTATTGCGATCCGCTGGCATCCCGTCTCGGATGGTAATGGGCATTCGTCACCAAACTGCCGACCACATTTCGCCCACACGAGATCTGGCGTTGCCGTTTCAAACACGAGCACGTTTGCCCGATGGGAACCGCTTTGTTTATCACGCGTGGGTTGTGGCCAAAGTGGACGATCAGTGGATTTGTTTGGACCCGGTTGAAGGAACCGAAACCAAACCTGATTGCTTGGCGATTGAGACGACCGACATGAAGGACATCGATCCCATTGATTTGGTCGAAGACTTCATCGACAAACTTTCGCGGATGCAGATCAGCATCTACGCGGTCATTCGCGGGGCATGA
- a CDS encoding outer membrane protein assembly factor BamB family protein: MTVLLCLMGFVGVTLGSNTARAQENGQTADWTYWRGPNFNGTAEAENLVEDWDSEGGEGSNLIWKREDIGTRSTPVSMNGRLYTMMRSNPGTDTEGEKVVCLDAETGETLWENAFNVYLSDVPDTRVGWSSVVADPESGNVYALGVCDLFLCINGETGQTVWSKPLHEQFGMLSTYGGRTNFPVIHEDLVIISGIIINWGEAAKPNHRLIAMDKLTGEVVWFSGTKDLPNDTTYSAPTLTTIEGQRQLILGTGDGAVWGIQPRTGKPLWHHDLSRRGLFATPLVDGNRVYASHSEENMSGSSMGAVASVEVGGTGDETYGKEVWKMEGLVVGRSAPVVVDNRLYVVDDRCKLWIIDTETGDLIAERIAIGDRKQWPSLLVADEKLYVLTENGRWAILEMTEDGVEFLSKGRIRNEAFHSSPILANGKLYFQGASALYCVGSPESKQKPLVLAEQLLGETPIEENPEPAQLLVTPAEGLLYPGQTMKLSVRLFNRLGQRLADPADSDITFSVEGPGSVDGNVFTADSDVAHTAATIIAKVGSVTGRTRVRIVPELPWAFDFDDLNDPPLSWVGARYRHVIRPVDGSPALVKISTIPKGARSRAWMGSSELKNYTIAADVRGSRANDQLPDIGLTAHGYVLDLMGNSQQLQIRSWSPQLRMAQTVDFPWKEDQWYRMKFRAQIEGSGDNAIAVLKGKVWPRGEEEPADWTVTAEDKIPVLSASPGLYGNAKVAELYIDNLEVTPNE; encoded by the coding sequence GTGACCGTGTTGCTGTGTTTGATGGGTTTTGTAGGTGTGACCCTCGGATCCAACACCGCCCGTGCCCAAGAAAACGGTCAAACGGCGGACTGGACTTACTGGCGAGGCCCTAACTTCAACGGGACCGCCGAAGCTGAAAACCTGGTCGAAGACTGGGATTCCGAAGGCGGCGAGGGCAGCAACCTCATCTGGAAACGGGAAGACATCGGTACTCGCAGCACGCCAGTTTCGATGAACGGCCGGCTTTACACGATGATGCGTTCGAATCCGGGCACGGACACCGAAGGCGAAAAGGTCGTCTGCCTCGACGCGGAAACCGGTGAAACCCTCTGGGAAAACGCTTTCAACGTCTATCTATCTGACGTTCCTGACACCCGGGTGGGTTGGAGCAGCGTTGTCGCGGATCCCGAGAGCGGCAACGTTTATGCCCTGGGCGTGTGCGATTTGTTTCTCTGTATCAATGGAGAAACCGGGCAAACTGTCTGGAGCAAACCCCTTCACGAACAATTCGGGATGTTGTCGACCTACGGCGGTCGGACCAACTTTCCTGTGATTCACGAAGACCTCGTGATCATCAGCGGTATCATCATTAACTGGGGCGAAGCTGCCAAACCCAACCACCGCTTGATCGCGATGGACAAACTGACCGGCGAGGTTGTCTGGTTCAGTGGCACCAAGGATTTGCCCAACGATACGACCTACTCAGCGCCCACACTGACCACGATCGAAGGCCAACGGCAATTGATCCTGGGAACGGGCGATGGAGCGGTCTGGGGCATCCAACCTCGCACCGGCAAGCCACTTTGGCATCACGACCTATCTCGTCGCGGATTGTTCGCCACGCCTTTGGTCGACGGCAACCGGGTTTATGCTAGCCACAGCGAAGAAAACATGTCCGGCAGCTCGATGGGTGCGGTCGCTTCCGTCGAAGTCGGCGGAACCGGCGACGAAACCTACGGCAAAGAAGTCTGGAAGATGGAAGGGCTGGTCGTCGGCCGCAGTGCCCCCGTCGTCGTCGACAACCGTTTGTATGTGGTCGATGACCGTTGCAAGCTTTGGATCATTGACACCGAAACCGGTGACTTGATCGCAGAGCGGATCGCAATCGGTGACCGCAAACAATGGCCCTCGCTCTTAGTCGCAGATGAAAAGCTGTACGTCCTGACCGAAAACGGTCGGTGGGCGATCTTGGAAATGACGGAGGACGGCGTTGAGTTCCTCAGCAAGGGCCGAATTCGCAACGAGGCATTTCATTCCTCGCCAATCTTGGCCAACGGCAAGCTTTATTTCCAAGGTGCTTCGGCCCTGTATTGCGTCGGCTCGCCTGAATCAAAGCAAAAGCCACTCGTCCTGGCAGAACAATTGCTCGGCGAGACGCCCATCGAAGAAAACCCGGAACCAGCTCAGTTGTTGGTCACGCCAGCGGAAGGTTTACTGTATCCCGGTCAAACCATGAAGCTATCAGTTCGATTGTTCAATCGATTGGGACAACGTTTGGCTGATCCGGCCGATTCGGACATCACCTTCAGTGTCGAAGGCCCTGGCTCGGTCGACGGCAACGTCTTCACCGCCGATTCCGACGTCGCCCACACCGCGGCCACCATCATCGCCAAAGTTGGCAGCGTCACCGGACGCACTCGGGTTCGCATCGTTCCTGAACTGCCATGGGCGTTCGACTTTGATGACTTGAACGATCCACCACTGTCCTGGGTGGGGGCTCGCTATCGTCACGTGATCCGCCCTGTCGATGGTTCACCGGCACTCGTGAAGATCAGCACGATTCCAAAGGGAGCACGAAGCCGTGCTTGGATGGGATCCAGCGAACTGAAGAACTACACCATCGCCGCTGACGTTCGTGGCAGCCGTGCCAATGACCAACTCCCGGACATCGGTTTAACCGCTCACGGCTATGTCTTGGACTTGATGGGCAACAGCCAACAGTTGCAAATCCGATCTTGGTCACCGCAATTGCGAATGGCACAAACCGTTGATTTCCCTTGGAAAGAAGACCAGTGGTATCGGATGAAATTCCGAGCCCAAATCGAAGGCAGCGGCGACAACGCCATTGCCGTGTTGAAGGGCAAAGTCTGGCCTCGCGGTGAAGAAGAGCCCGCTGACTGGACCGTGACCGCGGAAGACAAGATTCCTGTTCTGTCGGCCAGTCCTGGTTTGTACGGCAACGCGAAGGTCGCTGAGCTCTACATCGACAACCTGGAAGTCACACCCAATGAGTGA
- the murQ gene encoding N-acetylmuramic acid 6-phosphate etherase produces MLNQLNQLTTEASNPASAQIDSLSALQIVQLINQQDALVAAAVNTQAEMIAEAVDVIADRFRSNGRLIYLGAGTSGRLGVLDASECPPTFRTPPEMVVGVIAGGPEALTRAIEGAEDHPEFAERDLAKINLSSNDVLVGIATSGRTPYVIGGLKYARSIGAFTIGLSCNPNCQLRPLSQIMIAPIVGPEIVSGSTRMKAGTATKMVLNMLTTGAMIRIGKTYGNRMVDVRATNEKLVARSRQMLSEIVGISGDQAEQLLQQCDGEVKTAIVVHIKEVSPQTARQMLVDVDGHLSRLLATPSE; encoded by the coding sequence ATGCTGAATCAGTTGAATCAATTGACCACGGAAGCTAGCAACCCAGCTTCTGCCCAAATCGATTCTTTGTCAGCGTTGCAGATCGTTCAGCTGATCAATCAACAGGACGCTTTGGTCGCTGCCGCGGTGAACACGCAGGCCGAAATGATCGCTGAGGCAGTGGACGTGATCGCGGACAGATTTCGATCCAACGGACGCCTGATCTACTTGGGAGCTGGCACGTCAGGTCGCCTAGGGGTGCTCGATGCAAGCGAATGCCCACCCACCTTTCGCACCCCACCCGAAATGGTCGTGGGTGTTATCGCCGGCGGTCCCGAAGCGCTGACCCGCGCGATTGAAGGTGCCGAGGATCACCCTGAATTTGCTGAGCGTGACTTGGCGAAGATCAATTTATCCAGCAACGATGTGTTGGTCGGGATCGCCACCAGCGGAAGAACCCCCTACGTCATCGGCGGGTTGAAATACGCCCGATCCATTGGTGCATTCACAATCGGCCTGAGCTGCAACCCAAATTGCCAGTTGCGGCCGTTGTCCCAAATCATGATCGCGCCAATTGTCGGTCCAGAGATCGTCAGCGGATCGACTCGCATGAAAGCTGGAACAGCGACCAAGATGGTCCTGAACATGTTGACAACTGGTGCCATGATCCGAATTGGAAAGACCTATGGCAATCGCATGGTCGACGTCCGTGCAACCAACGAGAAACTGGTCGCCCGATCGCGACAGATGCTGTCGGAGATCGTCGGTATCTCCGGCGATCAAGCTGAACAACTGCTGCAGCAATGCGACGGCGAGGTGAAGACCGCGATCGTCGTTCACATAAAGGAAGTCTCGCCGCAGACCGCCCGTCAAATGTTGGTCGACGTCGACGGACACCTCAGTCGCTTGCTCGCAACGCCGTCCGAATGA
- a CDS encoding outer membrane protein assembly factor BamB family protein — MARSEFSAWCLMLGSAILGTLTTVLLSGCQPPVPLSTVTLAAAAANETVVADVDKSKSDSGSAADVSEFIPPAEVIESGKEWPQWGGTRVRNNVPNAKNLPESWNIGKFDRRTGEWDGSKAENVRWFSSLGSQTYGNPVVSGGQVYVGSNNGNGYLKRYPSNVDLGCLLAFDQKDGSFLWQHSSEKLITGRVHDWPLQGICCAPLVEGERLWFVTSRGEVRCLDTKGFHDGEDDGPVQNEVARVGDLMNSGEGSDYEDSLSSLNQGELTKSLTKVLTDAGSEPEGDIEIKTLAENKSWTAKGNFGGVDRTLAIKQLGPRISIFKTLSVEDKQDADVIWVFNMMDELGVSQHNMCSCSVTSYGDLLFVNTSNGLDESHINLPAPEAPSFICMNKNTGEVLWTDQSPGTNILHGQWSSPSIEVLGGVPQVLFCGGDGWLYSFKADGGKDGAGELLWKFDCNPKESKWILGGEGTRNNLIATPVAYDGWVYVAVGQDPEHGEGEGHLWCIDPTKRGDVSPQLAVKLEGDSREPIDHKRIQAVEPEKGEAAVDNPNSAVVWHYSLADQNDDGEIDFEEEMHRSCGTVAIKDDVLYIADFSGLVHCLDAKGNEDGTPIVHFTYDMFAQSWGSPLIADDKVYIGDEDGDVCVFEFGAENNEPIEEINMGTSVYSTPVAADETIFISTKDKLFAIGKPR; from the coding sequence ATGGCTCGCTCTGAATTTTCTGCTTGGTGCTTGATGCTTGGCTCAGCGATACTGGGCACACTGACAACGGTTCTGCTGAGCGGTTGCCAACCGCCTGTTCCGTTGAGCACTGTCACATTGGCCGCCGCTGCTGCGAACGAAACGGTCGTGGCCGACGTGGACAAATCGAAATCCGATTCTGGATCTGCTGCCGACGTTAGCGAATTCATCCCTCCCGCTGAGGTCATCGAATCCGGCAAGGAATGGCCACAATGGGGCGGCACCCGCGTCCGCAACAATGTGCCCAATGCAAAGAACCTGCCCGAGTCCTGGAACATCGGCAAATTTGATCGCCGCACCGGCGAGTGGGATGGATCCAAAGCTGAAAACGTCCGCTGGTTCTCCAGCCTAGGAAGCCAAACCTACGGAAACCCAGTCGTTTCAGGAGGCCAAGTCTACGTCGGTTCCAACAACGGCAACGGTTACCTCAAACGCTATCCCAGCAACGTGGACCTCGGTTGCTTGCTCGCTTTCGACCAGAAAGACGGCAGCTTCCTATGGCAACACAGCAGCGAAAAACTGATCACCGGTCGTGTCCACGATTGGCCATTGCAGGGCATCTGCTGTGCACCATTGGTCGAAGGCGAACGATTGTGGTTCGTGACCAGCCGCGGTGAAGTCCGCTGCCTGGACACCAAAGGTTTCCATGATGGTGAAGACGACGGACCAGTCCAAAACGAAGTGGCTCGTGTCGGCGACTTGATGAACAGCGGCGAAGGAAGCGACTACGAAGATTCGTTGTCGTCGCTGAACCAAGGTGAATTGACCAAATCACTGACGAAGGTTTTGACCGACGCCGGAAGTGAACCCGAAGGCGACATCGAAATCAAAACACTCGCGGAAAACAAATCATGGACCGCCAAAGGCAATTTTGGTGGCGTCGATCGTACACTGGCAATCAAACAACTCGGACCACGCATCTCGATCTTCAAGACATTGTCGGTAGAGGACAAACAAGACGCTGACGTGATTTGGGTTTTCAACATGATGGATGAACTCGGGGTCAGCCAACACAACATGTGCTCATGCAGCGTCACCAGCTACGGAGACTTGTTGTTCGTCAACACCAGCAACGGTCTCGACGAATCACACATCAACTTGCCCGCACCCGAAGCTCCCAGCTTCATCTGCATGAACAAGAACACCGGTGAGGTGTTGTGGACTGATCAATCTCCTGGCACTAACATTTTGCACGGACAATGGTCGTCACCTTCCATCGAAGTCCTCGGTGGCGTACCGCAAGTTTTGTTCTGCGGTGGCGACGGATGGTTGTACAGCTTCAAAGCTGACGGCGGAAAAGATGGTGCGGGCGAATTGCTTTGGAAGTTCGACTGCAATCCCAAGGAATCCAAATGGATCCTCGGCGGCGAAGGCACTCGCAACAACCTGATCGCGACCCCGGTTGCTTACGACGGTTGGGTTTATGTCGCCGTTGGACAAGACCCTGAGCACGGCGAAGGGGAAGGTCACCTGTGGTGCATCGACCCCACCAAACGTGGCGATGTTTCGCCTCAGTTGGCCGTGAAATTGGAAGGCGATAGCCGCGAACCCATCGACCACAAACGCATTCAAGCGGTTGAACCGGAAAAGGGCGAGGCTGCTGTCGACAATCCGAATTCGGCTGTCGTTTGGCACTACTCATTGGCTGACCAAAACGACGACGGTGAAATTGATTTCGAAGAAGAAATGCACCGCAGTTGCGGCACGGTTGCCATCAAAGATGACGTGCTTTACATCGCTGACTTCTCCGGATTGGTCCACTGCTTGGACGCGAAAGGGAATGAAGATGGCACACCGATTGTTCACTTCACCTACGACATGTTCGCCCAAAGCTGGGGCAGCCCGCTGATCGCCGACGACAAGGTCTACATCGGTGATGAAGACGGTGACGTCTGCGTGTTCGAGTTTGGTGCGGAGAACAATGAGCCCATCGAAGAGATCAACATGGGAACCAGCGTTTACAGCACACCCGTCGCTGCCGATGAAACGATCTTCATCAGCACGAAGGACAAGCTGTTCGCAATCGGTAAACCTCGCTGA
- a CDS encoding sodium:solute symporter, with protein sequence MAISFFDLAVLVIYMLAMVAFGIWVGRDQKDLAGYLLGGRSMPWWSILGSIVATETSTATFLSVPGIAFAVDGDMRFLQLGMGLVIGRLIVAIVLVPLFRRGEIYSAYEILATRFGGSSKRFASLLFLVTRNLGDGLRLFLAGIALEKVLSVDLVSCIVILGVFTIVYTFFGGIKAVIWSDCIQLVVYMVGGVLSLQILVNYFPGGWQQLVEFGQETGRFHVFDFRVRATETFSVLTEPFTFWSGVIGGAVLTLGTHGTDQMIVQRYLAARSTVDAQRAVVASGVVVLIQFALFLVLGVALACFYSQIHPRAFEHNDEVFAAFIVDYLPVGLVGITLAAVFAAAMSTLSSSLNSSASAAVSDFYQPWLLARYNRSSDKETDEKSFDRETSGNLLGVSRKLTIAFGLIQIGIGIGASYLSSSVISDALAIAGFTAGILLGVFLLGILTTSAHQRGALIGMVSGMVVLTAIKFGTAVAWPWFAIIGSVTTFTAGYIASRLIPAGRRAEN encoded by the coding sequence TTGGCTATCAGCTTCTTTGACCTTGCCGTTCTGGTCATCTACATGCTTGCGATGGTTGCCTTTGGCATCTGGGTCGGGCGAGATCAAAAGGACTTGGCAGGTTACTTGCTGGGCGGACGCTCGATGCCGTGGTGGTCAATCTTGGGATCGATCGTCGCAACAGAAACCAGCACTGCGACATTCTTGAGCGTGCCTGGAATCGCCTTCGCCGTCGATGGCGACATGCGTTTTTTGCAATTGGGAATGGGGCTGGTCATCGGCCGTTTGATCGTGGCAATCGTGTTGGTGCCGCTGTTTCGACGCGGCGAAATTTATTCGGCCTATGAGATTTTGGCGACGCGGTTTGGCGGATCCAGCAAACGTTTCGCATCGTTGCTGTTTCTGGTCACCCGAAACTTGGGCGATGGATTGCGTCTGTTCCTGGCGGGCATCGCGCTAGAAAAGGTGCTCAGCGTTGACCTGGTTAGCTGCATCGTGATTCTGGGGGTCTTCACGATCGTTTACACGTTCTTTGGCGGGATCAAAGCTGTCATCTGGAGCGACTGCATCCAGTTGGTCGTTTACATGGTCGGTGGCGTGTTGTCGTTGCAAATTCTTGTCAACTACTTCCCGGGCGGTTGGCAACAACTGGTCGAATTTGGTCAGGAAACCGGGCGTTTCCATGTCTTTGATTTCCGCGTTCGAGCAACTGAAACGTTCAGTGTGCTGACCGAACCGTTCACGTTCTGGTCGGGAGTCATCGGCGGAGCGGTGTTGACGCTGGGAACTCACGGGACCGATCAAATGATTGTTCAACGTTACCTTGCGGCCCGCAGTACGGTGGATGCGCAGCGAGCCGTGGTTGCCAGTGGCGTGGTGGTCCTGATCCAGTTCGCTTTGTTCCTGGTGTTGGGTGTTGCGTTGGCATGTTTCTATTCGCAAATCCATCCGCGAGCGTTTGAACACAACGACGAAGTTTTCGCGGCGTTCATTGTCGATTACCTGCCGGTTGGTTTGGTTGGCATTACGCTTGCGGCGGTGTTTGCGGCAGCCATGTCAACGTTGTCCAGTTCGTTGAATTCGTCGGCCTCGGCAGCCGTCTCGGATTTCTACCAGCCCTGGCTGCTCGCTCGCTACAACCGATCGTCTGACAAAGAAACTGACGAGAAGAGCTTTGATCGCGAAACATCTGGCAACCTTCTCGGAGTCAGTCGCAAGCTGACGATTGCCTTTGGTTTGATTCAGATCGGGATTGGGATCGGTGCGAGCTATCTGTCCAGCAGTGTCATCAGTGATGCACTCGCGATTGCGGGCTTCACGGCGGGGATTTTGTTGGGCGTGTTCCTGCTTGGGATTTTGACCACTTCTGCTCACCAGCGTGGGGCTCTGATTGGAATGGTCTCGGGCATGGTCGTGCTCACTGCCATCAAGTTTGGAACGGCTGTCGCGTGGCCATGGTTCGCGATCATCGGGTCGGTCACCACGTTCACGGCAGGCTACATCGCCAGTCGCTTGATCCCTGCCGGGCGGCGAGCCGAGAATTGA
- a CDS encoding N-acetylglucosamine kinase, which translates to MNTSDGLILGIDGGGTKTVAWLARCDFKNDGDLPNATETIGRGHSGSSNVRGVGFETAFDNLNLAVERAFTDAERSRVTVESACLALAGAGRDVEQQRIRSWAEQCQLASKLTVVDDALPVLYAASPDGVGIALIAGTGSLALGRNENGNMARCGGWGSLLGDEGSGYQIALAALRAAVRVDDGRGPATQLHGRLLEHFVIQSAVELIPILHADPNNRIMIASLAPLIFDVAGSGDPVAMQIIDQASTDLAETLKTLINRLGMLTQPVSLAGTGSVLIHQPAFTQSIREKLAESGIETDYRAIPESVAGTLVIAVGSMTTH; encoded by the coding sequence ATGAATACTTCAGACGGACTCATCCTGGGGATCGACGGGGGCGGCACCAAAACCGTCGCTTGGTTGGCGAGGTGCGACTTCAAGAACGACGGCGATCTCCCCAACGCCACTGAAACAATTGGTCGTGGACATTCGGGATCGTCGAACGTTCGCGGCGTTGGCTTCGAGACTGCGTTTGACAATTTGAATCTGGCGGTCGAGCGAGCCTTCACTGATGCGGAGCGGTCTCGAGTCACCGTCGAGTCTGCCTGTTTGGCTCTCGCGGGTGCCGGTCGAGATGTCGAACAGCAACGCATCCGGTCTTGGGCCGAACAATGTCAACTGGCAAGCAAGTTGACGGTCGTCGATGACGCATTGCCAGTGCTGTATGCCGCCTCACCAGACGGGGTCGGAATCGCGTTGATCGCGGGAACTGGTTCGCTGGCCTTGGGCCGGAATGAAAATGGCAACATGGCGCGATGTGGTGGCTGGGGAAGCTTGCTCGGCGATGAGGGCAGCGGCTATCAGATTGCTCTCGCAGCACTACGAGCTGCCGTTCGCGTCGATGACGGGCGTGGGCCAGCCACTCAATTGCATGGTCGACTGCTTGAGCACTTCGTCATTCAATCGGCCGTTGAATTGATTCCAATTCTGCATGCCGATCCGAACAATCGAATCATGATCGCCTCGCTCGCGCCACTCATCTTTGATGTGGCCGGTTCGGGCGACCCGGTTGCGATGCAGATCATTGATCAGGCATCGACGGATCTGGCGGAGACGCTCAAGACGCTAATCAATCGACTGGGCATGCTCACTCAACCGGTCTCGTTAGCAGGCACCGGCAGCGTACTGATTCATCAGCCTGCGTTCACACAAAGCATTCGCGAAAAGCTGGCCGAGTCTGGAATTGAAACGGATTACCGTGCAATTCCTGAGTCAGTCGCCGGGACGCTGGTGATCGCAGTGGGATCGATGACAACTCACTGA